A region from the Thauera humireducens genome encodes:
- the gluQRS gene encoding tRNA glutamyl-Q(34) synthetase GluQRS — protein MTVSAPLASRPPTGRFAPSPSGPLHFGSLVAAAGSYLDARSRGGRWLLRIEDVDTPRTVEGAANGLIATLARLGFEWDGDIVWQSRRTAAYAAALERLKAAGHAFACACTRREMADSALTRDGSRRYPGTCRNGLPPGRSARAWRVRADGVVAFDDAVQGPQREDLAQDSGDYVVLRADGLFAYQLAVVVDDADAGVTHVVRGADLLDSTARQIHLQQLLGFPQPAYAHLPVATNAAGEKLSKQTLARAVDAHPPAGALVAALRFLGQAPPAGLDRAALTEVWSWALHHWRLAAVPRCRHAPAPDID, from the coding sequence GTGACCGTTTCAGCCCCCCTGGCGTCGCGCCCGCCCACTGGCCGCTTTGCCCCCTCACCCAGCGGCCCCCTGCATTTCGGCTCGCTGGTGGCGGCCGCAGGCAGCTACCTGGATGCGCGCAGCCGTGGCGGCCGCTGGCTGCTGCGGATCGAGGACGTAGACACGCCACGCACGGTGGAGGGCGCCGCTAACGGCCTCATCGCCACGCTGGCACGCCTCGGCTTCGAGTGGGACGGCGACATCGTCTGGCAAAGCCGTCGCACCGCGGCCTACGCCGCCGCCCTCGAGCGCCTGAAGGCTGCCGGCCACGCCTTTGCCTGTGCCTGCACCCGGCGCGAGATGGCCGACTCCGCACTGACGCGCGATGGCTCGCGCCGCTATCCCGGCACCTGCCGCAACGGCCTGCCACCCGGTCGCAGCGCGCGGGCCTGGCGCGTACGCGCCGACGGCGTCGTCGCCTTCGACGACGCCGTCCAGGGGCCTCAGCGCGAGGATCTCGCGCAGGACTCGGGCGACTACGTGGTGCTGCGCGCGGACGGCCTGTTCGCCTACCAGCTCGCCGTGGTCGTCGACGACGCCGACGCCGGCGTCACGCACGTGGTGCGCGGTGCCGACCTGCTCGATTCGACTGCGCGCCAGATTCACCTGCAACAGCTGCTCGGCTTCCCGCAGCCCGCCTATGCGCACCTGCCGGTGGCAACCAACGCGGCCGGCGAGAAGCTCTCCAAGCAGACCCTGGCCCGCGCGGTCGACGCACATCCACCCGCGGGGGCGCTGGTCGCGGCCTTGCGCTTCCTCGGCCAGGCCCCGCCTGCCGGACTCGACCGCGCAGCGCTCACCGAAGTATGGAGCTGGGCGCTGCACCACTGGCGGCTCGCCGCCGTCCCGCGCTGCCGCCATGCGCCAGCCCCCGACATCGACTGA
- a CDS encoding c-type cytochrome, with the protein MKKTPLILASVLSVLLAACGGQDSGSSAGSAPAPTAAAPAAAPAPAAPAPVAAAPANAAGESIYKKTCALCHAAGVAGAPLPGNKDEWAPRIAQGKDTLYKHAIEGFTGAKGMMPARGGAATLSDDDVKAAVDFMVAKSQ; encoded by the coding sequence ATGAAAAAGACCCCGCTAATCCTCGCCTCCGTGCTTTCCGTCCTGCTCGCTGCCTGTGGCGGGCAGGATTCGGGCAGTTCGGCAGGCTCCGCGCCGGCGCCTACGGCCGCCGCGCCTGCGGCGGCACCTGCACCTGCGGCTCCGGCTCCGGTTGCCGCAGCGCCGGCCAATGCCGCGGGTGAGAGCATCTACAAGAAGACCTGCGCACTCTGCCACGCCGCCGGCGTTGCCGGTGCGCCCTTGCCCGGCAACAAGGACGAGTGGGCCCCCCGCATCGCGCAAGGCAAGGACACGCTGTACAAGCACGCCATTGAGGGCTTTACCGGCGCCAAGGGCATGATGCCGGCCCGTGGCGGCGCGGCGACGCTGAGCGACGACGACGTCAAGGCCGCGGTCGACTTCATGGTGGCGAAGTCGCAGTAA
- a CDS encoding ABC transporter permease, giving the protein MEFSQIAAIAGKEFWDRIRNRWVLAVALVFTAFALSIAYFGAAQQGTVGFRSIEVTIASLVSLVIYLIPLIALVLGFDAIVGERERGSLDLLLSMPITRLELLLGKYLGLAGALTFSTVAGFGLVGVVLSAQLDLNALFHYVGFMLSSVLLGCAFLSLAVMLSVFAADRTRASGLAIAMWFFFVLIFDLLLLGVLVVTAGQWGGEALPYLLLLNPADVFRILNIFSLEDVRTLYGLATVFPPALAQPWLLGLVMAGWIVVPLAVAAWRFRLGAGRA; this is encoded by the coding sequence ATGGAGTTTTCGCAGATCGCCGCCATCGCCGGCAAGGAATTCTGGGACCGCATCCGCAACCGCTGGGTGCTGGCCGTGGCGCTGGTGTTCACCGCCTTCGCGCTGTCGATCGCCTATTTCGGCGCCGCACAGCAGGGCACGGTGGGCTTCCGCTCCATCGAGGTCACCATCGCCAGCCTCGTCAGCCTGGTCATCTACCTGATCCCACTGATCGCGCTGGTGCTGGGTTTCGATGCCATCGTCGGCGAACGCGAACGCGGCTCGCTCGACCTGCTGCTGTCGATGCCCATCACCCGCCTCGAACTGCTGCTCGGCAAGTACCTCGGGCTGGCCGGCGCGCTGACCTTCTCCACCGTCGCCGGCTTCGGTCTGGTCGGCGTCGTGCTGTCGGCCCAGCTCGATCTCAACGCGCTGTTCCACTACGTCGGCTTCATGCTCAGCTCGGTGCTGCTGGGCTGCGCCTTCCTGAGCCTGGCGGTGATGCTGTCGGTGTTCGCCGCCGACCGCACCCGCGCCTCGGGCCTGGCGATCGCGATGTGGTTCTTCTTCGTGCTGATCTTCGACCTGCTGCTGCTGGGCGTGCTGGTCGTCACCGCCGGCCAGTGGGGTGGCGAGGCCCTGCCCTACCTGCTGCTCCTGAACCCGGCCGACGTCTTCCGCATCCTCAACATCTTTTCGCTGGAAGACGTGCGCACGCTGTATGGCCTGGCCACCGTCTTCCCGCCCGCGCTGGCCCAACCCTGGCTGCTGGGGCTGGTGATGGCGGGCTGGATCGTCGTCCCGCTGGCGGTCGCCGCCTGGCGCTTCCGCCTGGGCGCGGGCCGCGCGTAA
- a CDS encoding CoA-binding protein has translation MHINDISADRAATRALLQDTRTIAIVGLSPNPQRPSNEVARYLRAAGYTIIPVNPACDQVLGEKCYASLREIPGPVDLVDVFRRPEDVMPIVDDAIAIGARGLWLQLGVIAPEAARRAADAGLKVVMDRCTKVEHAVLIGR, from the coding sequence ATGCACATCAACGACATCAGCGCAGACCGCGCCGCCACCCGCGCCCTGTTGCAGGACACGCGGACCATCGCCATCGTCGGCCTGTCGCCCAACCCGCAGCGGCCGAGCAACGAGGTCGCGCGCTACCTGCGCGCCGCCGGCTACACGATCATCCCGGTCAATCCGGCCTGCGACCAGGTGCTTGGGGAAAAGTGCTACGCCAGCCTGCGCGAGATCCCGGGCCCGGTGGACCTGGTCGACGTGTTCCGCCGCCCCGAGGACGTGATGCCGATCGTCGACGACGCGATCGCCATCGGCGCACGCGGCCTGTGGCTGCAGCTGGGCGTGATCGCACCCGAGGCGGCACGACGCGCCGCCGACGCCGGGTTGAAAGTGGTGATGGACCGCTGCACCAAGGTCGAGCACGCCGTCCTGATCGGGCGCTGA
- a CDS encoding cation diffusion facilitator family transporter, giving the protein MNDPDLPLSAARPSRVQHTDEAVRGRDIQRATIVAIITNATLSVAQVAIGLFANAFSLVADAAHTLSDLVTDLLVLLAGRRGADPADTNHPYGHGRIETATTMLLGGVLAAVGIGFLWSSGLRLQNMGAQPGLHPAALVMALLTLAAKEGLFRFTLAAARRLNAPMLEANAWHARSDAASSLVVAAGIGGSLAGYPFLEPLAAAVVGFLILHMGLRLAWKAVRELIDTGLSEEELARIRQTIEQTPGVIGLHDMRTRRMADRVLCDAHVQVAPRLTVSEGHRVSDAVYLRVRSAHPEVQDVLVHIDPEDDGDLQTVPPGPLPERDEVVAMVHALLGTDAVEPKRIQIHYLGNRVDVEVLLPAALPPDSESALQRRRQAWLAEHAHYRSISFYGQSAP; this is encoded by the coding sequence ATGAACGACCCCGATCTGCCCCTCTCCGCCGCCCGTCCCTCACGCGTCCAGCACACCGACGAAGCCGTTCGCGGCCGCGACATCCAGCGCGCGACCATCGTCGCCATCATCACCAACGCCACCCTGTCGGTCGCGCAGGTGGCGATCGGCTTGTTCGCGAACGCGTTCAGCCTTGTTGCGGACGCCGCCCACACCCTGTCCGACCTGGTCACCGACCTGCTCGTGCTGCTGGCGGGCCGGCGTGGCGCGGACCCGGCCGACACCAATCACCCCTACGGCCACGGCCGCATCGAGACGGCAACGACGATGCTGCTCGGTGGCGTGCTTGCCGCGGTCGGCATCGGCTTTCTGTGGAGTTCGGGCCTGCGCCTGCAGAACATGGGCGCCCAGCCTGGGCTCCACCCGGCCGCGCTGGTCATGGCGCTGCTCACGCTGGCGGCCAAGGAAGGCCTGTTCCGCTTCACGCTCGCGGCCGCGCGGCGGCTCAACGCCCCCATGCTCGAGGCCAACGCATGGCACGCCCGCTCCGACGCGGCGTCGTCGCTGGTCGTCGCCGCCGGCATCGGCGGCAGCCTGGCCGGCTACCCCTTCCTCGAGCCACTCGCGGCAGCGGTCGTCGGCTTCCTGATCCTGCACATGGGCCTTCGCCTCGCCTGGAAGGCGGTGCGCGAACTGATCGACACCGGACTGTCGGAAGAGGAGCTCGCGCGCATCCGCCAGACCATCGAGCAGACGCCCGGCGTGATCGGACTGCACGACATGCGCACGCGGCGCATGGCGGACCGCGTGCTGTGCGACGCGCATGTCCAGGTCGCACCGAGGCTCACGGTGTCGGAAGGACACCGCGTGTCCGACGCGGTCTATCTGCGCGTACGCTCGGCGCATCCGGAAGTGCAGGACGTCCTGGTCCATATCGACCCGGAGGACGACGGCGATCTGCAGACGGTACCCCCGGGGCCGCTGCCCGAACGCGACGAGGTCGTCGCGATGGTGCATGCGCTGCTCGGCACCGACGCCGTCGAGCCCAAACGCATCCAGATCCACTACCTGGGCAACCGCGTCGATGTCGAGGTGCTGCTGCCTGCCGCCCTGCCACCCGACAGCGAGTCGGCGCTCCAGCGACGGCGGCAAGCCTGGCTGGCAGAGCACGCCCACTACCGTTCGATCAGCTTCTACGGCCAGTCCGCACCATAA
- a CDS encoding rhodanese-like domain-containing protein, which yields MGTLSDLLALAQQRALNLDVPYQGALTPGEAWQVLQLAPGARLVDVRSRAELDWVGRVPDAVEIEWASWPGMQRNANFVSQLRHQVDPEALVMFMCRSGARSDGAARAAVEAGYSNCYNVLEGFEGDRDANGQRNRIGGWRHAGLPWHQG from the coding sequence ATGGGAACCTTGTCAGATCTGCTTGCGCTCGCGCAGCAACGTGCGCTCAATCTCGACGTGCCCTACCAGGGCGCGCTGACGCCCGGCGAGGCGTGGCAGGTGCTGCAGCTTGCACCCGGAGCCAGGCTCGTCGACGTGCGCTCCCGCGCTGAACTCGACTGGGTCGGGCGCGTGCCCGACGCGGTGGAGATCGAGTGGGCCTCTTGGCCGGGCATGCAGCGCAACGCCAACTTCGTCAGCCAGCTCAGGCATCAGGTCGATCCGGAGGCGCTTGTCATGTTCATGTGCCGCTCCGGTGCGCGCTCGGACGGTGCCGCGCGTGCGGCCGTCGAGGCCGGCTACAGCAACTGCTACAACGTCCTCGAGGGCTTCGAGGGCGACAGGGATGCCAACGGCCAGCGCAACCGCATCGGCGGCTGGCGTCACGCCGGTCTGCCCTGGCATCAGGGCTGA
- a CDS encoding endonuclease/exonuclease/phosphatase family protein, whose amino-acid sequence MTLRICSYNIHKGFSQFNRRMVVHELRDRLRTLDSDLVFLQEVQGLHLVHPNRHPNWPALPQHEFLAEEAWHETAYGGNAVYDHGHHGNAILSRHAILSQANQDVSDHRFERRGLLHCEIELPGFDVPVHCVCVHLGLIGGSRRRQMEALAERMERLAPDGAPLIIAGDFNDWRNRADNLLAHRLGLTEAFGSGRGRPARSYPSALPFFRLDRIYVRGFRVRRAEVHFGAPWAQISDHAALTAELEPLA is encoded by the coding sequence ATGACGCTGAGGATCTGCAGCTACAACATCCACAAGGGCTTCTCGCAGTTCAACCGCCGCATGGTGGTGCATGAACTGCGGGATCGCCTGCGCACGCTGGACTCCGACCTCGTCTTCCTGCAGGAGGTGCAGGGCCTGCACCTCGTGCATCCCAACCGCCATCCGAACTGGCCGGCGCTGCCGCAGCATGAGTTCCTGGCGGAAGAGGCCTGGCACGAGACCGCCTATGGCGGCAATGCGGTGTATGACCACGGCCACCACGGCAACGCCATCCTCAGCCGCCACGCCATCCTCAGTCAGGCCAACCAGGACGTGTCCGACCATCGCTTCGAGCGCCGCGGCCTGCTGCATTGCGAGATCGAGCTGCCCGGTTTCGATGTGCCGGTGCATTGTGTCTGCGTGCATCTCGGCCTGATCGGCGGCAGCCGCCGGCGGCAGATGGAGGCACTGGCCGAGCGCATGGAGCGTCTGGCGCCCGACGGCGCGCCGCTCATCATCGCCGGCGACTTCAACGACTGGCGCAACCGCGCCGACAACCTGCTTGCGCATCGCCTTGGTCTCACCGAGGCCTTCGGCAGCGGCCGCGGGCGGCCGGCACGCAGCTATCCGAGCGCGCTGCCCTTCTTCCGACTCGACCGCATCTACGTGCGCGGCTTCCGTGTGCGACGTGCCGAGGTGCATTTCGGCGCGCCCTGGGCGCAGATCTCCGACCATGCGGCCCTGACGGCCGAACTGGAGCCGCTGGCTTGA
- a CDS encoding ABC transporter ATP-binding protein, which yields MKPVIVARGVRKHYGSIHAVDGVDLEVQEGELFGLIGHNGAGKSTMFKMMLGLIPLTGGEIRIDGAPVGGSGGDFRTVRRKIGYLPENVVLYDNLTGLETLHFFARLKGVPGKDNLALLERVGLIHAAKRRVREYSKGMRQRLGFAQALLGKPRILFLDEPTTGLDPEAIRGFYAILRQLKSEGVTMVITSHILAEIQERVDRLAIMAAGKVQATGTVQALREQMDLPLWFSVRVDPADFEAVRAALGHLPVGAIEARDGHIAVQCQRDAKMAVIAALATLDGKVRDLTVREPSLEDVFFGFSD from the coding sequence ATGAAGCCGGTGATCGTCGCCCGCGGCGTGCGCAAGCACTACGGCAGCATCCATGCGGTCGACGGCGTCGACCTCGAGGTGCAGGAAGGCGAGCTGTTCGGCCTCATCGGCCACAACGGCGCCGGCAAGAGCACGATGTTCAAGATGATGCTCGGCCTCATCCCGCTCACCGGCGGCGAGATCCGCATCGACGGCGCACCGGTCGGCGGCTCGGGCGGCGACTTCCGCACGGTGCGGCGCAAGATCGGCTACCTGCCCGAGAACGTCGTGCTCTACGACAATCTCACCGGCCTGGAAACCCTGCACTTCTTCGCCAGGCTCAAGGGCGTGCCGGGCAAGGACAACCTCGCCCTGCTCGAACGCGTGGGCCTGATCCATGCCGCGAAGCGCCGCGTGCGCGAGTACTCCAAGGGCATGCGCCAGCGTCTCGGCTTTGCCCAGGCCCTGCTCGGCAAGCCGCGCATCCTGTTCCTCGACGAACCCACGACGGGCCTCGACCCCGAGGCGATCCGCGGCTTCTACGCCATCCTGCGGCAGTTGAAGAGCGAGGGCGTGACCATGGTCATCACCTCGCACATCCTGGCCGAAATCCAGGAACGGGTGGACCGCCTGGCCATCATGGCCGCCGGCAAGGTGCAGGCCACCGGCACGGTGCAGGCACTGCGCGAGCAGATGGACCTGCCGCTGTGGTTCAGCGTGCGCGTCGATCCGGCCGACTTCGAGGCGGTGCGCGCCGCATTGGGCCACCTGCCGGTGGGCGCGATCGAGGCGCGCGACGGACACATCGCGGTGCAGTGCCAGCGCGACGCCAAAATGGCGGTGATCGCCGCCCTGGCCACGCTGGACGGCAAGGTGCGCGACCTCACCGTGCGCGAACCCTCGCTCGAAGACGTGTTCTTCGGCTTCTCCGACTAA
- the clsB gene encoding cardiolipin synthase ClsB produces the protein MIPSPLPGNALTLLENGEQYFPALRAAIDGAEREIFLQTYIFEPDETGRSVADALERAAARGVEVRVMVDGFGGRSFVAQLMPRMIERGVQVLIYRRELRPLSLRRHRLRRLHRKVVVIDGREAFVGGINIIDDYEHGAAVPHPRFDYAVQVRGPVLEQIVASVHRLWRLVVWASFRRRQHAPLIAPAQTAVVGDIRAAFVVRDNLRFRHAIEDAYLSAIGRARHEIVIANAYFFPGRRFRQALTDAAARGVRITLLLQGVADHPMQRYATRALYSYFLARGIRLFEYHRSHLHAKVAVVDGYWTTVGSSNIDAFSLLLAREANVVIEDSAFARQLRDSLERAICSGATELRPADWQRLSLLQRALNWVSYQLVRLAIGLAGYGGKH, from the coding sequence TTGATTCCCAGCCCGCTGCCAGGGAATGCCCTGACGCTGCTGGAGAATGGCGAGCAGTATTTCCCGGCGCTGCGTGCCGCCATCGACGGCGCCGAGCGCGAGATCTTCCTGCAGACCTACATCTTCGAGCCGGACGAGACCGGCCGCAGCGTCGCCGATGCGCTCGAGCGCGCGGCGGCGCGCGGGGTCGAGGTGCGCGTCATGGTCGACGGCTTCGGCGGGCGCAGCTTCGTGGCCCAGCTGATGCCGCGGATGATCGAGCGGGGCGTGCAGGTGCTGATCTACCGGCGCGAGCTGCGGCCGCTGTCGCTGCGTCGCCACCGCCTGCGCCGGCTGCACCGGAAGGTCGTGGTGATCGACGGCCGGGAGGCCTTTGTCGGCGGCATCAACATCATCGACGACTACGAGCACGGCGCGGCGGTACCGCATCCGCGTTTCGACTATGCGGTGCAGGTGCGGGGGCCGGTGCTCGAACAGATCGTCGCCTCCGTGCACCGCCTGTGGCGCCTGGTGGTGTGGGCGAGCTTTCGCCGTCGCCAGCATGCGCCCTTGATCGCGCCGGCGCAGACGGCCGTCGTTGGTGACATCCGCGCCGCCTTCGTCGTGCGCGACAACCTGCGCTTTCGTCACGCGATCGAGGACGCCTATCTGTCGGCGATCGGTCGCGCCCGCCACGAGATCGTGATCGCCAACGCCTACTTCTTTCCGGGGCGGCGTTTCCGCCAGGCCTTGACCGATGCGGCTGCGCGCGGGGTGCGCATCACGCTGCTGCTGCAGGGCGTGGCAGATCATCCGATGCAGCGCTATGCCACGCGCGCGCTCTACTCGTATTTCCTCGCGCGTGGCATCCGCTTGTTCGAGTACCACCGAAGCCACCTGCACGCCAAAGTGGCGGTGGTGGATGGTTACTGGACAACAGTGGGGTCGAGCAACATCGACGCCTTCAGCCTGTTGCTGGCGCGCGAGGCCAATGTCGTGATCGAGGACAGCGCCTTTGCCCGGCAATTGCGAGACAGTCTCGAGCGTGCCATCTGCAGCGGCGCGACCGAACTGCGTCCGGCCGACTGGCAGCGCCTGTCGCTGCTGCAGCGCGCGCTCAACTGGGTCTCCTACCAGCTCGTTCGCCTCGCGATCGGCCTGGCCGGCTACGGCGGCAAGCACTGA
- a CDS encoding nitrous oxide reductase accessory protein NosL produces MCTHHGCKHSPFDRRRFLIAGAATGLLAACGAPSGGSGSVVALEIDRSTSCSLDGMLLGDYPGPKAQIHYSGLSQPDWFCDTLEMFNVYLNPEQARLVTALFVQDMGKTDWDKPVGNWIDAKKAFYVLGSKRLGSMGPTAASFSSQADAQAFAAQHGGKVLKFDEVTPDMANLDGGALHDQTM; encoded by the coding sequence ATGTGCACACACCATGGCTGCAAGCATTCTCCCTTCGACCGACGCCGCTTCCTCATCGCCGGCGCCGCCACCGGCCTGCTCGCCGCCTGCGGCGCGCCGAGCGGCGGCAGCGGCTCGGTGGTGGCGCTCGAGATCGACCGCAGCACCAGCTGTTCGCTCGACGGCATGCTGCTCGGCGACTACCCCGGACCCAAGGCCCAGATCCACTACAGCGGCCTGTCGCAACCGGACTGGTTCTGCGACACGCTGGAGATGTTCAACGTCTACCTGAACCCCGAGCAGGCACGGCTCGTGACTGCACTGTTCGTGCAGGACATGGGCAAGACGGACTGGGACAAGCCGGTCGGCAACTGGATCGACGCGAAGAAGGCCTTTTACGTGCTCGGTTCGAAGCGCCTCGGCTCGATGGGGCCAACCGCTGCGTCGTTCTCCTCCCAGGCCGATGCCCAGGCCTTTGCCGCCCAGCACGGCGGCAAGGTGCTGAAGTTCGATGAGGTCACGCCCGACATGGCGAACCTGGACGGCGGCGCCCTCCACGACCAGACAATGTAA
- the nadA gene encoding quinolinate synthase NadA, translated as MQVATISFDRFNVLADNEAQERIRAARARLGERAVLLCHHYQRADVYQHADLTGDSLKLARLASQTDAEYIVFCGVHFMAEVADILSNPSQIAILPDLAAGCSMADMANLAKVERCWRELAEVLDRPDERITPVTYINSAADLKAFCGEHGGIVCTSTNAPTILDWAFSKREKVLFFPDQHLGRWTGYKKGIPLDEMVVWDPDLEYGGLTPEQIRKAKILLWKGHCSVHQMFQPVHIDRWREKNPQGLVISHPESSLEVCQKSDYVGSTEYIINTIAAAPANTHWLVGTELNLVSRLAEEMKPQGKVVQFMAPTVCMCSTMQRIDPQHLAWTLENLAEGNVVNQIKVPQHEAELARIALDRMLAVS; from the coding sequence ATGCAAGTAGCCACCATCAGCTTCGACCGCTTCAACGTGCTCGCCGACAACGAGGCGCAGGAGCGCATCCGTGCCGCCCGCGCCCGCCTCGGCGAACGGGCGGTGCTGCTGTGCCACCACTACCAGCGTGCAGACGTGTACCAGCACGCCGACCTCACCGGTGACTCGCTCAAGCTCGCCCGCCTGGCCTCGCAGACCGACGCCGAGTACATCGTGTTCTGCGGCGTGCATTTCATGGCCGAAGTCGCCGACATCCTCTCCAATCCGAGCCAGATCGCGATCCTGCCCGACCTCGCCGCCGGCTGTTCGATGGCCGACATGGCCAACCTGGCCAAGGTCGAGCGCTGCTGGCGCGAACTTGCCGAAGTGCTCGACCGGCCTGACGAACGGATCACGCCGGTCACCTACATCAACTCGGCGGCCGATCTCAAGGCCTTCTGCGGTGAGCACGGCGGCATCGTGTGCACCTCGACCAACGCGCCGACCATCCTCGACTGGGCGTTCTCGAAGCGCGAGAAGGTGCTGTTCTTCCCCGACCAGCACCTGGGGCGCTGGACCGGCTACAAGAAGGGCATCCCGCTCGACGAGATGGTGGTGTGGGACCCGGATCTCGAATACGGCGGGCTGACGCCCGAGCAGATCCGCAAGGCCAAGATCCTGCTGTGGAAGGGGCACTGCTCGGTGCACCAGATGTTCCAGCCGGTGCATATCGACCGCTGGCGCGAGAAGAACCCGCAGGGCCTCGTGATCTCGCACCCGGAGAGCAGCCTCGAGGTGTGCCAGAAGTCCGACTACGTCGGTTCCACCGAATACATCATCAACACGATTGCGGCCGCACCCGCAAACACGCACTGGCTGGTGGGCACCGAGCTCAACCTCGTCAGTCGCCTGGCCGAAGAGATGAAGCCGCAGGGCAAGGTCGTGCAGTTCATGGCGCCCACGGTGTGCATGTGCTCGACGATGCAGCGCATCGACCCGCAGCATCTGGCATGGACGCTCGAGAATCTTGCCGAAGGCAATGTCGTCAACCAGATCAAGGTGCCGCAGCACGAGGCCGAACTCGCGCGCATCGCCCTCGATCGCATGCTGGCGGTGTCCTGA
- a CDS encoding nitrous oxide reductase accessory protein NosL, whose translation MTAAARTLLLGSAAACVVAAGTLFWQYSARPTSVAFSPPDEDICIVPPARASAAHPYDPASGLAMYDARPVPADARCPVCGMYPARFPKWAAQVIFKDGSAHFFDSPVDLFMFLEEPGRFDAIHTAEDAAAMYVADFSSGTWLDARQAAFVIDSGARGPMRGPDLPAFADLAAAQRFVTEHGGRALAFPEVDRRVMNGLRSSTHSGHTH comes from the coding sequence GTGACCGCCGCCGCCCGCACGCTGCTGCTCGGCTCCGCCGCGGCATGCGTCGTGGCGGCAGGCACGCTCTTCTGGCAGTACTCGGCGCGCCCGACGAGCGTCGCGTTCTCGCCCCCGGACGAGGATATCTGCATCGTCCCGCCCGCGCGCGCATCCGCCGCGCACCCCTACGACCCCGCCTCGGGACTGGCCATGTACGACGCCCGGCCAGTTCCCGCCGACGCCCGCTGCCCGGTATGCGGCATGTATCCGGCGCGCTTCCCGAAGTGGGCGGCACAGGTCATCTTCAAGGACGGCTCGGCGCATTTCTTCGATTCGCCGGTCGACCTCTTCATGTTCCTGGAAGAACCCGGACGCTTCGACGCCATCCACACCGCCGAGGATGCGGCCGCGATGTACGTCGCCGATTTCAGCAGCGGCACCTGGCTCGACGCACGCCAGGCCGCCTTCGTGATCGACTCCGGGGCGCGCGGGCCGATGCGCGGGCCCGACCTGCCGGCCTTTGCCGACCTTGCTGCTGCGCAGCGCTTCGTCACCGAGCATGGCGGCCGCGCCCTCGCGTTTCCCGAGGTCGACCGCCGCGTGATGAATGGCCTGCGCAGTTCGACCCACTCCGGCCATACCCACTGA